Proteins from a genomic interval of Vanacampus margaritifer isolate UIUO_Vmar chromosome 4, RoL_Vmar_1.0, whole genome shotgun sequence:
- the kcnk2a gene encoding potassium channel subfamily K member 2, whose amino-acid sequence MAAPDLLDPKTATHNTKPRLSFSTKSVTLTPREESEVVATVMKRKTVTAIFLLIVLYLVMGAAVFRSLEQPHESAQRLAILTQKLDFLAQHSCVNHSQLEDLVKQVVSAIRSGVNPAGTLTNPSSLWDLSSAFFFAGTVITTIGFGNISPHTEGGRIFCIVYALLGIPLFGFLLAGVGDQLGTIFAKIIARVEKMFVHWNISQTKIRVISTLLFVLFGCLLFVALPAAIFQHIEGWSALESLYFVVITLTTIGFGDFVAGGSEIEYLDYYKPVVWFWILVGLAYFAAILSMIGDWLRVISRRTKEEVGEIRAHAAEWTANVSAELKETRRRVSVEIYDKFQRAASIKRKLSSELGFSPTPELALSRRTLSANHSEEREKSDKEAGLPGLTSQLTRNCGLFMNGLDLERGDMAVIEHLK is encoded by the exons A TGGCAGCCCCAGACTTACTGGACCCCAAAACGGCCACTCACAACACCAAGCCCCGCCTCTCCTTCTCCACAAAGTCCGTCACGCTGACTCCACGAGAGGAGAGCGAG GTGGTTGCCACGGTGATGAAAAGGAAGACGGTGACCGCCATCTTTCTTTTGATTGTCCTCTACCTGGTGATGGGAGCGGCCGTCTTCAGGTCCCTGGAGCAGCCACATGAAAG TGCTCAACGCTTGGCCATCTTGACTCAGAAGTTGGACTTCCTGGCCCAACACTCGTGCGTCAACCACAGTCAGCTGGAGGATCTggttaag CAAGTCGTGTCGGCCATCCGCTCGGGAGTGAACCCCGCCGGGACGCTCACCAATCCCAGCAGCCTGTGGGACCTGAGCTCCGCCTTCTTTTTCGCCGGCACTGTCATCACCACCATCG GTTTCGGGAACATCTCGCCTCACACGGAGGGCGGGCGAATCTTCTGCATCGTGTACGCTCTGTTGGGCATCCCGCTCTTCGGCTTCCTCCTGGCCGGCGTGGGCGACCAGCTGGGCACCATCTTTGCAAAGATCATCGCCAGAGTGGAGAAGATGTTTGTG CACTGGAACATCAGTCAGACCAAGATCCGGGTGATCTCGACGCTGCTCTTTGTGCTCTTTGGCTGCTTGCTGTTCGTGGCGCTCCCGGCAGCCATCTTTCAACACATCGAGGGCTGGTCGGCGCTGGAGTCGCTCTACTTTGTGGTCATCACTTTGACCACCATCGGGTTCGGGGACTTTGTTGCAG GGGGGTCAGAAATCGAGTACTTGGACTACTACAAACCGGTTGTGTGGTTCTGGATTCTGGTTGGACTGGCCTACTTTGCCGCCATCCTCAGCATGATTGGAGACTGGTTAAGAGTCATTTCCAGGAGGACCAAAGAAGAG GTGGGAGAAATCCGCGCCCACGCGGCCGAATGGACGGCTAACGTGTCAGCAGAGTTGAAGGAAACGCGCCGAAGAGTGAGTGTGGAAATCTACGACAAATTCCAGCGAGCCGCTTCCATTAAACGCAAACTGTCGTCCGAGCTCGGGTTCAGCCCCACCCCAGAACTTGCGCTATCACGCAGGAcgttgtcagccaatcacagcgaaGAGCGGGAGAAGAGCGACAAGGAGGCGGGGCTACCGGGGCTGACGTCACAGCTGACGCGGAACTGCGGCTTGTTTATGAACGGTCTGGACCTGGAAAGAGGCGACATGGCCGTCATTGAACACCTTAAGTGA
- the cgref1 gene encoding uncharacterized protein cgref1, which produces ISLWTWPNTLAACACVCSWDLPRGQQHTHFPFVGGRERAPDAVQSPRRVHVPAAAGGEALLLVSERNIAQIISHLLPLRFLTPSGVTGLIMDTHLSRLVPSVLVLVLVLQVHLSQTAPQREDPITAHPDSKVLTNPFGLGEEERRLLQRYIELTRKDGVEINSRDEEVFYLFRLYDFDRSDRLDGLEMMKLLSDYNSQNAPEEQANDMVVSLVDFLLQSQDVNRDGLLAPEELLSPPSAHIKDNTNNIPVDDQKAVQDERMPDVDTKQEMMEAAKEEEEPAEHVQTHQEEVQQEVRAEDQHESIQHVDELKGQEVPEEQRHEQKVLVHQGQPEI; this is translated from the exons ATCTCGCTGTGGACGTGGCCGAACACGCTggctgcgtgtgcgtgtgtctgcTCCTGGGATCTTCCACGTGGCCAACAACACACTCACTTTCCATTCGTTGGCGGTCGGGAGCGCGCGCCTGACGCAGTGCAGAGCCCGCGGCGCGTTCACGTACCAGCAGCGGCTGGAGGTGAAGCGCTACTACTGGTAAGTGAACGCAACATTGCTCAGATAATATCTCACCTTTTACCTCTCCGTTTCCTCACTCCATCTGGTGTGACAG gCTTGATCATGGATACACATCTGAGCAGACTGGTCCCTTCAGTTCTGGTTCTGGTTCTGGTCCTGCAGGTTCACCTGTCCCAGACCGCACCTCAAAG AGAGGATCCAATAACAGCTCACCCTGATTCCAAAGTGCTGACCAATCCTTTTGGTTTAGGAGAGGAGGAGCGAAG GTTGCTGCAGCGTTACATCGAGTTAACAAGAAAAGATGGTGTTGAGATCAACTCGCGGGATGAAG AGGTGTTCTACTTGTTTCGTCTCTATGACTTCGACCGCAGTGATCGCCTGGACGGCTTGGAGATGATGAAGCTGCTGTCTGACTACAACTCCCAGAATGCACCTGAGGAACAGGCCAATGATATG GTGGTGTCCTTGGTGGATTTCCTTCTTCAGAGTCAAGATGTAAACCGAGATGGTCTCTTGGCCCCTGAAGAGCTGCTCTCTCCTCCATCAGCTCACATAAAG GACAACACCAACAACATCCCTGTTGACGATCAGAAGGCCGTACAGGACGAGAGGATGCCAGACGTGGACACCAAGCAGGAGATGATGGAAGCAgccaaagaagaagaggagccCGCCGAACATGTTCAGACTCATCAAGAGGAGGTGCAACAAGAAGTTAGAGCAGAAGACCAACATGAGTCCATACAGCATGTAGATGAACTCAAAGGACAAGAAGTCCCAGAAGAGCAGAGGCATGAACAGAAAGTCCTTGTACATCAGGGCCAACCGGAAATATGA
- the drc8 gene encoding dynein regulatory complex protein 8, whose protein sequence is MAANAQSAEVEKKIRAAFEAFDYQTNSTVDVREIGTIIYSLGRFPSQADLHNFIADVEEEEDQTGFIHLDRFLPAMTRVLIEHKFPPISEDVLLQAFEVLDGEKKGFLDPDDLSQYMMEEGEAFTQEEMDEMLTALTDHETNLIYSKDLLNHLIMDPEV, encoded by the exons atggCGGCCAACGCGCAAAGTGCAG aggtggaaaaaaagaTTCGAGCTGCTTTCGAAGCGTTTGACTATCAAACAAACAGCACAGTCGATGTCCg CGAAATTGGCACTATCATCTATTCTCTGGGCCGCTTCCCCAGTCAGGCAGACCTACACAACTTCATAGCTGAC gtggaagaggaggaggaccaAACAGGATTTATCCACCTGGACCGCTTCCTCCCTGCCATGACCAGAGTTCTGATAGAGCACAA GTTCCCTCCGATCTCTGAGGACGTTCTGCTTCAGGCGTTTGAA GTTCTTGACGGAGAAAAGAAGGGCTTCTTGGACCCAGATGATCTGTCACAGTACATGATGGAGGAAG GTGAGGCCTTCACTCAGGAGGAGATGGATGAGATGCTGACTGCCCTCACTGACCACGAGACCAACCTGATTTATAGCAAAGACTTGCTCAACCATCTCATCATGGACCCTGAAGTGTAG